One segment of Prosthecodimorpha staleyi DNA contains the following:
- a CDS encoding HNH endonuclease, with protein MTVHVSPEAHPALVLNADFRPLSYYPLSIWSWQDAIKAVFLERVNIVSQYDVEVRSSSFSMKLPSVVSLKTFVKPSRNPAFTRFNVFLRDRFQCQYCGDRDDLTFDHLVPRSKGGLTTWENVLTACSPCNLRKGSKTPAEAGMHPHQLPYRPSVHDLHNNGRQFPPNFLHDSWLDYLYWDTELEP; from the coding sequence TTGACGGTCCACGTATCTCCGGAAGCCCATCCGGCGCTGGTGCTCAATGCGGACTTCCGTCCCTTGAGCTACTATCCCCTGTCGATCTGGTCCTGGCAGGACGCCATCAAGGCGGTCTTCCTGGAGCGCGTCAACATCGTCTCGCAATACGATGTCGAGGTGCGCAGTTCCAGCTTCTCGATGAAGCTTCCGTCCGTCGTTTCGTTGAAGACCTTCGTGAAGCCGTCGCGCAATCCGGCCTTCACGCGGTTCAACGTCTTCCTGCGCGACCGCTTCCAGTGCCAGTATTGCGGCGATCGGGACGATCTGACCTTCGATCATCTGGTGCCGCGCTCGAAAGGTGGCCTGACCACCTGGGAGAACGTGCTGACGGCCTGCTCGCCCTGCAACCTGCGCAAGGGCAGCAAGACCCCGGCCGAAGCCGGCATGCATCCCCATCAGCTGCCCTACCGTCCGAGCGTGCACGACCTGCACAATAACGGCCGGCAGTTCCCGCCGAACTTCCTGCACGATTCGTGGCTCGACTATCTCTACTGGGATACCGAACTGGAGCCGTGA
- a CDS encoding MarR family winged helix-turn-helix transcriptional regulator produces MMSKHDPDPARGTPSPDGLPPTPPHSDRPTLNLTAPNRPAAIRTEPDPPSPASRPSPTTAALPGAGEGARGAAGHLGYLLRQAAHVFRQRIDQALGAIGLTAPQFSVLTMLAAYPGHSNADLARLALLTPQTMSVIVANLAAAGLIVARPHPVHGRIRRLALTEAGRSALAAAKTRVYALETALLGGLPETDEAVIRRWLAGVAAGAGSGAGETSDPD; encoded by the coding sequence ATGATGAGCAAGCACGATCCCGATCCGGCCCGCGGCACGCCATCGCCGGACGGCCTGCCGCCGACACCTCCCCATTCCGATCGGCCCACACTGAACCTGACCGCGCCGAACCGGCCCGCAGCAATCCGGACGGAGCCGGACCCGCCCTCACCGGCTTCCCGTCCGTCCCCCACGACGGCCGCCCTGCCGGGCGCCGGCGAAGGCGCCCGCGGCGCGGCCGGCCATCTCGGCTATCTGCTGCGCCAGGCCGCCCATGTCTTCCGTCAGCGGATCGACCAGGCGCTCGGCGCGATCGGCCTGACCGCGCCGCAATTCTCCGTCCTGACCATGCTGGCCGCCTATCCGGGCCATTCCAACGCCGATCTCGCCCGGCTCGCCCTGCTGACGCCGCAGACCATGAGCGTGATCGTCGCCAATCTGGCCGCCGCCGGCCTCATCGTCGCCCGCCCGCACCCCGTCCATGGCCGCATCCGCCGTCTCGCCCTGACCGAGGCCGGCCGCAGCGCGCTCGCCGCCGCCAAGACGCGCGTCTACGCCCTGGAGACCGCCCTGCTCGGCGGCCTGCCTGAGACAGACGAGGCCGTCATCCGCCGCTGGCTCGCCGGCGTGGCGGCGGGCGCGGGCAGCGGGGCGGGGGAGACGTCCGATCCGGACTGA
- a CDS encoding citrate synthase family protein: MDRMHDRDSYLDAEAAAARLGVSRATLYAYVSRGLIRTGGPADAVAAGAVVQDPRRRLYSAHDIEALVRRKAVGRRPDTVAATALDWGLPVLASAITEIEGGRLSYRGHDATRWAETASLEDTARLLWGCGEADPFADPQGIAPAWDGDLLAVFATLPLTERCQVLLPLVAAGRATAWQRDGRRLWPGAAALLRAMAGAASGSAPDARPIHEHLGRVWGLDAAGADLVRRVLVLAADHELNASAFAVRVVASTGASLGACLNAGLSALSGPLHGGTTSLVEILFDEVVAAGDAAGAVETRLRRGDGIPGFDHPLYPDGDPRAAALLPHLPADRLRDDLAAVMAETAGRLPNIDFALVALRRALGLPRGSALALFAVGRTAGWIAHALEQRRDDRLIRPRARYVGPSAADGSAR, encoded by the coding sequence ATGGATCGAATGCACGATCGCGACAGCTATCTCGATGCGGAAGCCGCCGCCGCCCGCCTCGGCGTCAGCCGGGCGACGCTCTATGCCTATGTCAGCCGCGGCCTGATCCGCACCGGCGGGCCGGCCGACGCGGTCGCCGCCGGCGCGGTCGTCCAGGATCCGCGCCGCCGGCTCTACAGCGCGCATGACATCGAGGCCCTGGTCCGCCGCAAGGCCGTCGGACGCCGGCCGGACACGGTCGCCGCCACGGCGTTGGACTGGGGGCTGCCGGTGCTGGCCTCGGCGATCACCGAGATCGAGGGCGGGCGGCTGTCCTACCGCGGCCACGACGCCACCCGTTGGGCCGAGACGGCCAGCCTCGAAGACACCGCCCGGCTCCTCTGGGGCTGCGGCGAGGCCGATCCCTTCGCGGATCCCCAGGGAATCGCGCCGGCATGGGACGGCGACCTGCTGGCCGTCTTCGCCACGCTGCCGCTGACCGAACGCTGCCAGGTCCTGCTGCCGCTGGTCGCCGCCGGCCGCGCGACCGCCTGGCAGCGCGACGGGCGTCGGCTCTGGCCCGGTGCGGCGGCGCTGTTGCGCGCCATGGCCGGGGCGGCCAGCGGCTCGGCGCCGGACGCCCGGCCGATCCACGAGCATCTCGGGCGGGTCTGGGGGCTCGACGCGGCCGGTGCCGACCTCGTCCGCCGGGTTCTGGTTCTCGCCGCGGATCACGAATTGAACGCCTCGGCCTTCGCGGTTCGCGTGGTGGCCTCGACCGGGGCCTCGCTCGGCGCCTGCCTCAATGCCGGCCTGTCGGCGCTGAGCGGGCCGTTGCATGGCGGCACCACCAGCCTCGTCGAAATCCTCTTCGACGAGGTCGTTGCGGCCGGCGATGCGGCCGGCGCCGTCGAGACCCGGCTGCGCCGGGGCGACGGCATCCCGGGTTTCGACCACCCGCTCTATCCGGACGGCGACCCGCGCGCCGCCGCCCTGTTGCCCCATCTTCCGGCCGATCGGCTGCGCGACGATCTCGCCGCCGTCATGGCGGAGACGGCCGGGCGGCTGCCGAATATCGACTTTGCTCTTGTGGCCTTGCGCCGCGCGCTCGGCCTGCCGCGCGGTTCGGCGCTCGCGCTGTTCGCGGTCGGGCGCACGGCCGGCTGGATCGCCCATGCCCTGGAGCAGCGTCGGGACGACAGGCTGATCCGCCCGCGCGCCCGCTATGTCGGTCCATCCGCGGCGGACGGTTCGGCCCGGTAG
- a CDS encoding YqaA family protein, protein MLRRLYDWTLSLAARKSAEVWLAVIAFVESSVFLIPADVLFLPMALARPERAWRYALVATVFSVLGGIAGYLLGYYAYEQIAKPILALYGKLDTFEHLRTASGRDAILLMLVTSGLAHLPPIKVVTILSGAAAIDPWLFIVSCIVARGARFFALAWLLLRYGEPIRGFIEQRLGLIAGLAAAAIILLYVVIKYAL, encoded by the coding sequence ATGCTGCGCCGCCTCTACGACTGGACCCTCTCGCTCGCCGCCCGCAAATCCGCGGAAGTCTGGCTCGCCGTGATCGCCTTCGTGGAGAGCTCGGTCTTTCTGATCCCCGCCGACGTGCTGTTCCTACCGATGGCGTTGGCCCGGCCGGAGCGAGCCTGGCGCTATGCCCTGGTGGCGACGGTCTTCTCCGTGCTCGGTGGCATCGCCGGCTATCTCCTCGGCTACTATGCCTACGAGCAGATCGCCAAGCCGATCCTGGCGCTCTACGGCAAGCTGGACACCTTCGAGCACCTGCGCACCGCCTCGGGCCGCGACGCGATCCTGCTCATGCTGGTCACCTCCGGCCTCGCCCATCTGCCGCCGATCAAGGTGGTGACGATCCTGTCGGGCGCGGCGGCGATCGATCCGTGGCTGTTCATCGTCTCCTGCATCGTCGCGCGCGGCGCGCGCTTCTTCGCGCTCGCCTGGCTGTTGCTCCGCTACGGCGAGCCGATCCGCGGCTTCATCGAGCAGCGCCTCGGGCTGATCGCCGGGCTCGCCGCCGCCGCCATCATTCTGCTCTATGTGGTGATCAAATACGCGCTGTGA
- the ccrA gene encoding crotonyl-CoA carboxylase/reductase — MAANALQKDGLSGSETLKDLYEVGEIPPLGHVPANMYAWAIRRDRHGPPEQAMQLEVVPTWEIDSHEVLVLVMAAGVNYNGIWAALGTPISPFDGHKQPYHIAGSDASGIVWKVGSKVKTWKVGDEVVIHCNQDDGDDEECNGGDPMLSTSQRIWGYETHDGSFAQFCRVQARQLLPRPKHLTWEEAASYTLTLATAYRMLFGHEPHELKPGMNVLVWGASGGLGVFGIQLCAAAGANAIGVISDETKRDYVLSLGAKGVINRKEFDCWGQLPKVGSPEYDAWFKEARKFGKAIWDITGKGNNVDMVFEHPGESTFPVSSFVVKRGGMVVFCAGTTGFNITFDARYVWMHQKRIQGSHFAHLKQAAAANRFVLDRRVDPCMSEVFPWDKIPAAHTKMWKNQHAPGNMAVLVNAPTTGLRSLDDVIEAGRR; from the coding sequence ATGGCGGCGAACGCGCTCCAGAAGGACGGTCTCTCCGGTTCGGAGACTCTGAAGGATCTGTACGAGGTCGGCGAGATCCCGCCGCTCGGCCATGTGCCGGCCAACATGTATGCCTGGGCGATCCGGCGCGACCGGCACGGCCCGCCCGAGCAGGCCATGCAGCTCGAGGTCGTGCCGACCTGGGAGATCGACAGCCACGAGGTGCTGGTCCTGGTGATGGCCGCCGGCGTCAACTACAACGGCATCTGGGCTGCGCTCGGCACCCCGATCTCGCCCTTCGACGGCCACAAGCAGCCCTACCATATCGCCGGATCCGACGCGTCCGGCATCGTCTGGAAGGTCGGCTCGAAGGTGAAGACCTGGAAGGTCGGCGACGAGGTCGTCATCCACTGCAACCAGGACGACGGCGACGACGAGGAGTGCAATGGCGGCGACCCGATGCTGTCGACCAGCCAGCGCATCTGGGGCTACGAGACCCATGACGGCTCCTTCGCGCAGTTCTGCCGGGTGCAAGCCCGCCAGCTGCTGCCGCGCCCGAAGCACCTGACCTGGGAGGAAGCCGCCTCCTACACGCTGACGCTGGCGACCGCCTACCGCATGCTGTTCGGCCACGAGCCGCACGAGCTCAAGCCCGGCATGAACGTGCTGGTCTGGGGCGCCTCCGGCGGCCTCGGCGTGTTCGGCATCCAGCTCTGCGCCGCGGCCGGCGCCAACGCGATCGGCGTCATCTCCGACGAGACCAAGCGCGACTACGTGCTCAGCCTCGGCGCCAAGGGGGTGATCAACCGCAAGGAATTCGACTGCTGGGGCCAGTTGCCGAAGGTCGGCTCGCCCGAATACGACGCCTGGTTCAAGGAGGCGCGCAAGTTCGGCAAGGCGATCTGGGACATCACCGGCAAGGGCAACAATGTCGACATGGTGTTCGAGCATCCGGGCGAATCGACCTTCCCGGTCTCGTCCTTCGTGGTGAAGCGCGGCGGCATGGTGGTGTTCTGCGCCGGCACGACCGGCTTCAACATCACCTTCGACGCGCGCTATGTCTGGATGCATCAGAAGCGCATCCAGGGCTCGCATTTCGCCCATCTGAAGCAGGCCGCGGCCGCCAACCGCTTCGTGCTCGACCGCCGGGTCGATCCGTGCATGTCGGAGGTGTTCCCCTGGGACAAGATCCCGGCGGCCCATACCAAGATGTGGAAGAACCAGCACGCCCCCGGCAATATGGCGGTGCTGGTCAATGCGCCGACCACCGGGCTGCGCAGCCTGGACGACGTGATCGAGGCCGGCCGGCGCTGA
- a CDS encoding DUF930 domain-containing protein: MRRIRWTAAPVRRPAPSWGFVVSLAVHVLVGLGLLWSAPVHRPEPPRPPVLEVEILPPAVSPPPAVPGGSPPAARPPVGRPVGPPPPPEASAPAPSPVPPAAAPGPGGMIAATRMLSARILADPRSREAVKTLSQLSGDDRIDQLCGFEALEQIAAWNGRLHPDRVVSYAIEETRQSGHRLIAEGAAVHSGRRWYRLRFTCDLAPDGSKVVGFAFALGAAIPRRDWEGYSLPDEGEAAD, translated from the coding sequence ATGCGGCGGATCCGGTGGACCGCGGCGCCCGTCCGGCGTCCGGCGCCCTCTTGGGGCTTCGTCGTCTCGCTGGCGGTCCATGTCCTGGTCGGGCTCGGCCTTCTGTGGTCGGCGCCGGTGCACCGGCCCGAACCGCCCCGTCCGCCGGTCCTGGAAGTCGAAATCCTGCCGCCCGCAGTGTCGCCGCCGCCAGCGGTGCCGGGCGGTTCGCCGCCGGCGGCCCGTCCGCCCGTCGGCCGGCCGGTCGGGCCTCCGCCTCCGCCGGAGGCTTCGGCGCCCGCCCCGTCACCGGTCCCGCCGGCCGCCGCCCCGGGTCCGGGCGGCATGATCGCGGCGACCCGCATGCTGTCGGCCCGCATCCTGGCCGATCCGCGCAGCCGCGAGGCCGTGAAGACGCTGTCGCAGCTCTCCGGCGACGACCGCATCGACCAGCTCTGCGGCTTCGAGGCGCTGGAGCAGATCGCGGCCTGGAACGGCCGCCTGCATCCGGACCGGGTGGTCTCCTACGCGATCGAGGAAACGCGCCAGTCCGGCCACCGGCTGATCGCCGAGGGCGCCGCCGTGCATTCCGGGCGGCGCTGGTACCGGCTGCGCTTCACCTGCGATCTGGCGCCGGACGGCAGCAAGGTCGTCGGCTTCGCCTTCGCGCTCGGCGCCGCCATTCCGCGCCGCGACTGGGAGGGCTACAGCCTGCCCGACGAGGGCGAGGCGGCGGATTGA
- a CDS encoding carboxymuconolactone decarboxylase family protein gives MEPSQFQSKPHVDYDRFRALAPDAAAALTALGRAVDETGLEKSLTELVKVRVSQINGCAFCVQFHLNLARKLEIEAGKLDLVAVWREAPGYSARERAALAWAEHLSGMNRRPIPEDAYAALRDVFSEAEATSLTVSVATINAWNRIAGALAFAPPRRT, from the coding sequence ATGGAACCGTCGCAATTCCAGTCGAAGCCGCATGTCGACTACGATCGCTTCCGCGCGCTGGCCCCGGATGCGGCCGCCGCGCTGACGGCGCTCGGCCGCGCCGTCGACGAGACCGGGCTTGAGAAATCCCTGACCGAGCTGGTCAAGGTCCGCGTCTCGCAGATCAACGGCTGCGCCTTCTGCGTGCAATTCCACCTCAACCTGGCGCGCAAGCTGGAGATCGAGGCCGGCAAGCTCGATCTGGTTGCGGTCTGGCGCGAGGCGCCGGGCTATTCGGCGCGCGAGCGGGCGGCGCTGGCCTGGGCCGAGCACCTTTCCGGCATGAACCGGCGACCGATCCCCGAAGACGCCTATGCGGCGCTGCGCGACGTCTTCTCGGAGGCGGAGGCGACCAGCCTGACCGTGTCGGTCGCCACCATCAATGCCTGGAACCGGATCGCCGGCGCCTTGGCCTTCGCGCCGCCGCGCCGGACCTGA
- a CDS encoding disulfide bond formation protein B — protein MLARLLERPAFTAAGLILVGGLAAILAAWGYELIGGYAPCKLCLEQRTPYYVGLPLVLVALVSDRLGGPSWLPRACLVLAGLAFAYGAALGIYQAGAQWSFWQGPTDCGATRGGGVPTSAMDLLKDMGKTRIPSCTDVDWRMFGLSFAGWNAVVSGGIVLLAAWGVFARPHRTGALG, from the coding sequence ATGCTTGCCAGACTGCTCGAACGGCCCGCCTTCACCGCCGCCGGCCTGATCCTCGTCGGCGGGCTTGCCGCCATCCTGGCGGCCTGGGGCTATGAGCTGATCGGCGGCTACGCCCCCTGCAAATTGTGCCTGGAACAGCGCACGCCCTACTATGTCGGCCTGCCCCTGGTGCTGGTCGCGCTGGTCTCCGACCGCCTGGGCGGCCCGTCCTGGCTGCCGCGCGCCTGCCTGGTGCTCGCCGGTCTCGCCTTCGCCTATGGGGCGGCCCTCGGCATCTATCAGGCCGGCGCGCAATGGAGCTTCTGGCAGGGTCCGACCGATTGCGGCGCCACCCGCGGCGGCGGCGTGCCGACCTCGGCCATGGACCTGCTCAAGGACATGGGCAAGACCCGAATCCCAAGCTGCACCGATGTCGACTGGCGCATGTTCGGGCTGAGCTTCGCCGGCTGGAACGCGGTCGTCTCGGGCGGCATCGTCCTGCTCGCCGCCTGGGGCGTCTTCGCCCGCCCGCACCGCACGGGCGCGCTCGGCTGA
- a CDS encoding alpha/beta hydrolase — protein sequence MPLLDGPRLAPAYGGPAQRLVVLLHGYGADGHDLIELGRDFARVLPTAAFVAPNAPERCDMTGLGYQWFPLSFRDPSEFWRGVNQAAPLLDAFLDDELARHGLTEADAALIGFSQGTMMALHVGPRRRRAFAGLVGFSGLLAGPRELAGEARSKPPVLLLHGQDDDVVPVAFLEPAVATLTAAGLPVEWHRLPGLGHGIDETGLSFAVEFLAGRLGSRAAA from the coding sequence ATGCCGCTTCTCGATGGTCCCCGTCTCGCTCCGGCCTATGGCGGCCCGGCGCAGCGCCTCGTCGTCCTGCTGCATGGCTACGGCGCCGACGGGCACGACCTGATCGAACTGGGCCGCGATTTCGCCCGTGTGCTGCCGACCGCCGCCTTCGTGGCGCCGAATGCGCCGGAGCGCTGCGACATGACCGGGCTCGGCTACCAGTGGTTCCCGCTCAGCTTCCGCGATCCGTCCGAGTTCTGGCGCGGCGTCAACCAGGCCGCTCCGCTGCTCGACGCCTTCCTGGACGACGAACTGGCCCGTCACGGCCTGACCGAGGCCGATGCGGCGCTGATCGGCTTCAGCCAGGGCACCATGATGGCGTTGCATGTCGGCCCGCGCCGGCGGCGCGCTTTTGCCGGGCTGGTCGGCTTCTCCGGCCTGCTGGCCGGCCCGCGCGAGCTGGCCGGCGAGGCGCGCTCCAAGCCGCCGGTCCTTCTGCTGCACGGGCAGGACGACGATGTTGTCCCGGTTGCCTTTCTGGAGCCGGCGGTCGCCACGCTGACGGCGGCGGGCCTGCCGGTCGAGTGGCACCGCCTGCCCGGCCTCGGCCATGGCATCGACGAGACCGGCCTGAGCTTCGCGGTCGAATTCCTGGCCGGCCGGCTCGGTTCCCGGGCCGCGGCCTGA
- a CDS encoding citrate synthase, which produces MPLRPPAGLDGVVAAETMLSHVDGAAGRLIVRGHDLETLAGMPFEAVLALLWAGLLPGSPDATAIRAALGPARLRAFDLMLPRLAATDGLSPVEGLRLLLGALGDAEAEPHAVLAVAAVPVFIAGLTRRRAGQTPIAPDPARGLADDFLAMLRGAPAGAEAVAALETYLVTVADHGLNASTFAARVIASTEAGLFSAVIGALSALKGPLHGGAPGPVLDMLDAIGTEAAIGPWIDDALRRGERLMGFGHRIYRVRDPRADVLKGAVSRLRGAGNRIGFAETVEREALARLAAAKPLRPLDTNVEFYTALLLEALDLPRDLFTCIFAMGRMAGWTAHVLEQERSGRLIRPQSRYVGPMPAAPVQGAA; this is translated from the coding sequence ATGCCGCTGCGCCCTCCCGCCGGGCTCGACGGTGTCGTCGCAGCCGAGACCATGCTCAGCCATGTCGATGGCGCCGCCGGCCGGCTGATCGTGCGCGGCCACGACCTGGAAACCCTCGCCGGCATGCCCTTCGAGGCGGTGCTGGCCCTGCTCTGGGCCGGCCTGCTGCCGGGCAGCCCGGACGCGACGGCGATCCGCGCCGCCCTCGGCCCCGCCCGCCTGCGCGCCTTCGACCTGATGCTGCCGCGTCTCGCCGCGACGGACGGGCTCAGCCCCGTCGAGGGATTGCGGCTGCTGCTCGGCGCGCTCGGCGACGCCGAGGCCGAACCGCATGCCGTTCTGGCGGTCGCCGCGGTGCCGGTCTTCATCGCCGGCCTGACCCGGCGGCGCGCCGGACAGACACCGATCGCGCCCGATCCGGCGCGGGGCCTCGCCGACGATTTCCTGGCCATGCTGCGCGGCGCGCCGGCCGGCGCCGAGGCTGTCGCGGCGCTGGAGACCTATCTGGTCACCGTCGCCGATCACGGTCTCAACGCCTCGACCTTCGCCGCGCGGGTGATCGCCTCGACCGAGGCCGGCCTGTTCTCGGCCGTGATCGGGGCCTTGTCGGCGCTCAAGGGGCCGCTGCATGGCGGGGCGCCGGGTCCGGTGCTCGACATGCTCGATGCGATCGGCACCGAGGCGGCGATTGGCCCCTGGATCGACGATGCGTTGCGGCGCGGCGAGCGGCTGATGGGCTTCGGCCATCGCATCTACCGGGTGCGCGATCCGCGCGCCGACGTGCTCAAGGGTGCCGTTTCGCGCCTGCGCGGCGCCGGCAACCGCATCGGCTTCGCCGAGACCGTCGAGCGGGAGGCGCTCGCCCGGCTCGCCGCCGCCAAGCCGCTGCGCCCGCTCGACACCAATGTCGAATTCTACACTGCCCTGCTGCTGGAGGCGCTCGACCTGCCGCGCGACCTGTTCACCTGCATCTTCGCCATGGGGCGCATGGCCGGCTGGACCGCCCATGTCCTCGAACAGGAACGCTCCGGCCGACTGATCCGCCCGCAATCGCGCTATGTCGGCCCGATGCCGGCGGCACCTGTCCAGGGCGCCGCCTGA
- a CDS encoding alpha/beta hydrolase, with amino-acid sequence MDHAQILALIATLSGSPDAEAFAGLKAASLQPARAITLQACPRPLPVHEIEGRTILCGTVGVPEDADKPNGRMLPLSFAILKATSRFPEPDPVVYLQGGPGGSALTIIPLLERAFRPWRERRDIVTFDQRSAGISGASVNCTAAMSGNLTAIAGGGGPDSGHLPGTALIKQCLDELAQRGVPLALYNTTRNALDVPRVVAALGYRDYNLLGISYGTKLALEVMRVAPQGIRSVLIDGVAPSWVRLYNAFAYKGEEVIQHVVDQCAADKACNAAYPQLGRIVVETLDKAAKGEIRFRGETVSVDTVLAPFMARNGNYDEASITRSIPAFVYELWRGREMPTVAALIDAKFKAAKPGDAEVLAAAAKLNGEQNGLVLQMLDGVAIRSRADQGIARAVGALRDSVESARGFGPLARTFDTELGRAMAETLSGDKARLQAALGDYVAMQAATPGKPLLAKFVATHFSGPARDRLSALVEAMNAAEIEGSFAIIRRDSYAGLSPFLSGLYLDIYACQEDRPFNSLEGYRTLTASLRYPHLGAATEATARAFFESCTAFPMQPRDNWHVPVASDIPTLSLGGLYDIQTPASWARAAIEKLSNAQAFLIPEAGHGALIYQPCAAQMGVAFIDNPKRKFDNSCAESIRIDWHIAPWVQPAKP; translated from the coding sequence ATGGACCACGCACAGATTCTCGCCCTGATCGCGACCCTCTCGGGGAGCCCGGACGCCGAGGCCTTCGCCGGCCTGAAGGCTGCGAGCCTGCAGCCGGCGCGGGCCATCACCCTGCAGGCCTGTCCGCGGCCGCTGCCCGTCCACGAGATCGAGGGCCGCACCATCCTGTGCGGCACCGTTGGCGTGCCGGAGGATGCCGACAAGCCGAACGGCCGCATGCTGCCGCTGTCCTTCGCGATCCTGAAGGCGACTTCGCGCTTCCCCGAGCCGGATCCGGTCGTCTACCTGCAGGGCGGCCCCGGCGGCAGCGCGCTGACCATCATCCCGCTGCTCGAACGCGCCTTCCGGCCCTGGCGCGAGCGCCGCGACATCGTCACCTTCGACCAGCGCTCAGCCGGGATATCCGGCGCGTCGGTCAACTGCACCGCCGCCATGTCGGGGAACCTGACAGCGATCGCGGGCGGCGGCGGCCCGGACTCCGGCCATCTGCCGGGCACGGCGCTGATAAAGCAGTGCCTCGACGAACTGGCACAGCGCGGCGTGCCGCTGGCCCTCTACAACACGACCCGCAATGCCCTGGATGTGCCGCGCGTCGTGGCGGCGCTGGGCTACAGGGACTACAATCTCCTCGGCATTTCCTACGGCACCAAGCTCGCCCTGGAGGTGATGCGGGTCGCCCCGCAGGGCATTCGCTCGGTCCTCATCGACGGCGTCGCCCCTTCCTGGGTGCGGCTCTACAATGCCTTCGCCTACAAGGGCGAGGAGGTCATCCAGCACGTCGTCGACCAATGCGCGGCCGACAAGGCCTGCAACGCGGCCTATCCGCAACTCGGACGCATCGTCGTCGAGACGCTCGACAAGGCGGCGAAGGGCGAGATCCGGTTCCGCGGCGAGACGGTCTCGGTCGATACCGTGCTGGCGCCCTTCATGGCGCGCAACGGCAACTATGACGAAGCCTCGATCACGCGCTCCATCCCGGCCTTCGTGTACGAACTCTGGCGCGGCCGCGAGATGCCGACCGTCGCCGCGCTGATCGACGCGAAGTTCAAGGCTGCCAAGCCGGGCGACGCGGAGGTGCTGGCCGCCGCCGCAAAACTGAACGGCGAGCAGAACGGCCTGGTCCTGCAGATGCTCGACGGCGTCGCCATCCGGTCGCGCGCCGACCAGGGCATCGCCCGGGCGGTCGGCGCCTTGCGCGATTCGGTCGAGAGCGCGCGCGGCTTCGGCCCGCTGGCGCGCACCTTCGACACCGAGCTTGGCCGCGCGATGGCGGAGACCCTGAGCGGCGACAAGGCCCGCCTGCAGGCGGCGCTCGGCGACTATGTGGCGATGCAGGCCGCCACCCCTGGGAAGCCGCTGCTCGCCAAATTCGTCGCCACGCATTTCAGCGGTCCGGCGCGGGACCGACTGTCGGCGCTGGTCGAGGCCATGAATGCCGCGGAGATCGAAGGCTCCTTCGCCATCATCCGGCGCGACAGCTATGCCGGGCTGTCGCCGTTCCTGAGCGGGCTCTATCTGGACATCTATGCCTGCCAGGAAGACCGCCCCTTCAACTCGCTGGAGGGCTACCGGACGTTGACCGCGAGCTTGCGCTATCCGCATCTCGGCGCGGCCACGGAGGCGACCGCCCGCGCCTTCTTCGAAAGCTGCACCGCCTTCCCCATGCAGCCGCGCGACAACTGGCATGTGCCGGTCGCCAGCGACATTCCGACGCTCTCCCTGGGCGGCCTCTACGACATTCAGACGCCGGCCAGCTGGGCCCGGGCCGCGATCGAGAAGCTCTCCAACGCGCAGGCCTTCCTGATCCCCGAGGCCGGCCACGGCGCCCTCATCTACCAGCCCTGCGCGGCCCAGATGGGCGTCGCCTTCATCGACAACCCGAAACGCAAGTTCGACAATTCCTGCGCCGAAAGCATCAGGATCGACTGGCACATCGCCCCCTGGGTCCAGCCCGCCAAGCCCTGA